The Fructilactobacillus myrtifloralis genome contains a region encoding:
- a CDS encoding ArpU family phage packaging/lysis transcriptional regulator — protein MDLSFLDDEIDERATRNKVRRFFKKQVPRLVRLSGLDLASLKSPELSSMPTSKPVGNANEDRIVRTLEAQRLITAVVKAMQVCGEPSYTILFGVYVQGRQNWQVAQQLGYSTTRFYQLKNQAFLNFVDAFVEADLHVYK, from the coding sequence ATGGATCTATCTTTTTTAGATGATGAGATTGACGAGCGGGCAACCCGCAATAAGGTACGACGGTTTTTTAAGAAGCAAGTGCCGAGGTTGGTTAGGCTATCGGGGCTAGACTTGGCAAGTTTAAAATCTCCGGAGCTATCTAGTATGCCGACCAGCAAACCAGTTGGGAACGCTAACGAGGATCGCATAGTGAGGACGCTAGAAGCACAACGACTAATAACGGCAGTGGTTAAAGCTATGCAGGTATGCGGTGAACCTAGCTATACAATTCTCTTTGGTGTGTACGTGCAAGGGCGGCAAAATTGGCAAGTAGCACAGCAGCTGGGATATTCAACTACTCGCTTCTACCAACTAAAAAACCAAGCATTTTTAAACTTTGTGGATGCCTTTGTTGAAGCTGATTTACATGTTTATAAATGA
- a CDS encoding helix-turn-helix domain-containing protein, which yields MFSIANISKKFATFGKSKSYLDQHYQLNDGKNTFIITPDAVQLDKNLNANDKDVLSRIASLSNKEGYCFASDTRLSKYVGCSKRTVGSSLHKLEELGYIYKESRFTDDDITTTKRKIFLQPTIKKLFDGIRQNKKEPSPFGN from the coding sequence GTGTTTTCTATTGCTAATATATCTAAGAAATTTGCTACATTTGGTAAAAGTAAGAGCTATTTAGACCAACATTACCAATTAAATGACGGCAAAAATACCTTTATTATTACACCCGACGCCGTGCAATTAGATAAAAATTTAAACGCCAATGATAAAGATGTTTTATCTAGAATTGCTAGCTTATCCAATAAAGAGGGATATTGTTTTGCTTCTGATACTCGTTTAAGTAAATACGTAGGTTGTTCTAAAAGGACGGTGGGCAGTTCACTTCATAAACTTGAAGAACTTGGATATATCTATAAAGAAAGCCGGTTCACGGATGATGATATAACGACTACTAAGCGAAAAATATTTCTACAACCGACTATAAAAAAATTGTTTGATGGAATAAGGCAAAATAAAAAAGAGCCTTCGCCCTTTGGAAATTAA